Proteins from a genomic interval of Luteolibacter sp. Y139:
- the tsf gene encoding translation elongation factor Ts, with translation MITASLVNELRKKTNVGMMECKKALTETAGDIDAAVTYLRERGMMKAAAKADREASEGIIAARLSGDGKTGILIEVNCETDFVSRNDNYVAFVGEIADTLAGSSAKNLDEALAVKIGDISVEDFIKAKTLELGENMRLRKFERFDLQDGGAIAQYIHMGGKVGVLLEVSASNGDTASKEEFRDLVKDITLHIAAAAPKGLSRDEITAEIVEAEKSVYRAQLAAEGKPEAMIEKIVEGKIGKFFSEAVLLEQAFVKDPETTIKKLVEAKGKEVGDTLVVKRFVRFGLGE, from the coding sequence ATGATCACCGCATCCCTCGTCAACGAACTCCGCAAGAAGACCAACGTCGGAATGATGGAGTGCAAGAAGGCCCTCACTGAAACCGCTGGCGACATCGACGCCGCCGTGACCTACCTCCGCGAGCGTGGGATGATGAAGGCCGCCGCCAAGGCCGACCGCGAAGCTTCCGAAGGCATCATCGCCGCCCGCCTCTCCGGCGACGGCAAGACCGGCATCCTCATCGAAGTGAACTGCGAGACCGACTTCGTGTCCCGCAATGACAACTACGTCGCCTTCGTCGGTGAGATCGCTGACACCCTCGCTGGCTCCAGCGCGAAGAATCTCGACGAAGCTCTCGCCGTGAAGATCGGCGATATCTCCGTGGAAGACTTCATCAAGGCCAAGACCCTCGAACTCGGCGAAAATATGCGCCTCCGCAAGTTCGAGCGCTTCGACCTTCAGGACGGCGGCGCCATCGCCCAGTACATCCACATGGGTGGCAAGGTCGGCGTGCTCCTTGAAGTCTCCGCCTCCAACGGCGACACCGCTTCCAAGGAAGAGTTCCGCGACCTCGTGAAGGACATCACCCTCCACATCGCCGCTGCCGCTCCGAAGGGCCTGTCCCGCGACGAGATCACCGCCGAAATCGTCGAAGCCGAGAAGAGCGTCTATCGCGCCCAGCTCGCCGCCGAAGGCAAGCCGGAAGCGATGATCGAGAAGATCGTCGAAGGCAAGATCGGCAAGTTCTTCTCCGAAGCCGTGCTCCTCGAGCAGGCCTTCGTGAAGGATCCCGAAACCACCATCAAGAAGCTCGTGGAAGCCAAGGGCAAGGAAGTCGGCGACACCCTCGTGGTGAAGCGCTTCGTCCGCTTCGGCCTCGGCGAATAA
- the rpsB gene encoding 30S ribosomal protein S2 codes for MINELISDMVDAGVHYGHQTKKWNPKMKPYLMKDKGGIYIINLEQTVKCLDKASDFLSGLAGKGKKILFVGCKRQAQDAVREAAEATGQYYVNHRWLGGMLTNMTTVKKSIERLKWLENIEKQPEFKSMSKKELSALGREREKLLRNLRGIRGLEGKPDAIVIVDSARESIAVAEARRLEIPIVALVDTNADPSIVHYPIPGNDDAVRSIRIILQNLVDAIVVAKKG; via the coding sequence ATGATCAACGAACTCATCAGCGATATGGTGGACGCCGGCGTCCACTACGGTCACCAGACCAAGAAGTGGAACCCGAAAATGAAGCCCTACCTCATGAAGGACAAGGGCGGCATTTACATCATCAATCTCGAGCAGACCGTGAAGTGCCTGGACAAGGCCTCCGACTTCCTCTCGGGCCTTGCCGGCAAGGGCAAGAAGATCCTTTTCGTCGGCTGCAAGCGCCAGGCTCAGGACGCTGTCCGTGAAGCCGCGGAAGCCACCGGCCAATACTACGTCAACCACCGTTGGCTCGGCGGCATGCTCACCAACATGACCACCGTCAAGAAGTCGATCGAACGCCTCAAGTGGCTCGAAAACATCGAGAAGCAGCCGGAGTTCAAGTCGATGTCCAAGAAGGAGCTCTCCGCTCTTGGCCGCGAGCGCGAAAAGCTCCTGCGCAACCTCCGCGGCATCCGCGGTCTGGAAGGCAAGCCGGACGCCATCGTGATCGTCGACTCCGCCCGTGAGTCGATCGCCGTCGCCGAAGCCCGCCGTCTGGAAATCCCGATCGTCGCCCTCGTTGACACCAACGCCGACCCGTCGATCGTTCACTACCCGATCCCAGGCAACGACGACGCCGTCCGCTCGATCCGCATCATCCTCCAGAACCTGGTCGACGCCATCGTCGTCGCCAAGAAGGGCTGA
- a CDS encoding VanW family protein — MGKLLSHRHPLLYRLAVGYHRLKRRIAWHRDRNRMARRHPEMLPCLVKRHSSRLIKILGDSDLQLQLNKVVNLGIVTPLIDGVRIAPGEVFSFCRLVGKPTRERGFLEGMELSMGQARSGVGGGICQMANLLHWLALHSPLTVTERSAHSFDPFPDQNRSMPFGTGCAVFYNYVDLCFRNDTTETFQFKIWMTATDLWGELRSDREIAETYKIYEEKHRFLRRAGEFFRTNEIWRRVMERKTGRHLRDEKLKENFVRVMYLPAEWDEE; from the coding sequence ATGGGAAAGCTTCTCAGCCACCGGCATCCGTTGCTCTATCGACTCGCCGTGGGCTACCACCGGCTGAAACGGCGGATCGCTTGGCACCGCGACCGGAACCGCATGGCCCGCCGTCATCCGGAAATGCTCCCCTGCCTCGTCAAGCGCCACTCCTCCCGCCTCATCAAGATCCTCGGCGACTCCGACCTCCAGCTACAGCTCAACAAGGTCGTGAACCTTGGAATCGTCACGCCCCTCATCGACGGCGTGCGGATCGCCCCCGGCGAAGTCTTCTCCTTCTGTCGCCTCGTCGGCAAACCAACCCGCGAGCGCGGCTTCCTGGAAGGAATGGAACTCTCGATGGGGCAAGCACGCTCCGGCGTCGGCGGCGGAATCTGCCAGATGGCCAATCTACTCCACTGGCTCGCCCTCCACAGCCCCCTTACCGTCACCGAGCGCAGCGCCCACAGCTTCGATCCCTTCCCCGACCAGAACCGCAGCATGCCCTTCGGCACCGGCTGCGCGGTCTTCTACAACTACGTCGACCTCTGCTTCCGAAACGACACCACTGAAACCTTCCAGTTCAAGATCTGGATGACCGCCACCGACCTCTGGGGCGAGCTCCGCTCCGACCGCGAAATCGCCGAGACCTACAAGATCTACGAAGAGAAGCACCGCTTCCTCCGCCGCGCCGGCGAATTCTTCCGCACCAATGAGATCTGGCGCCGCGTCATGGAACGCAAGACCGGCCGCCACCTCCGCGACGAGAAGCTGAAGGAGAATTTCGTGCGGGTCATGTACCTGCCGGCAGAATGGGACGAGGAATGA